A single region of the Zootoca vivipara chromosome 2, rZooViv1.1, whole genome shotgun sequence genome encodes:
- the LOC118081259 gene encoding zinc finger protein OZF-like, protein MEEADPANLARMEGGRWTVDLVRLPPASLPTTSDRSLPGPSERSAGDEQDSPRSWGSSERTKHEVKGRTFQDQEETGSQVKSLEENGRNIGLLTQTDNVHPIPVQKKHHKGKSTNDSPSCDKPFKSSLNSPCRIHTEETPCKCLVCGENFSDSSGLKSHKRIHARQESYECLECGKSFSDYSYLSQHQEIHSRVDPYTCFECGKSFISRSGLVYHEKCHTGEKPYTCFDCGKAYTKSSDLVYHQKIHTGEKPYTCFDCGKSFRQNQGLLVHQKIHTGEKPYKCLECGMSFAHSSSLTSHQRIHTGEKSYKCSECGRSFAHSASLTSHKRTHTGEKPYKCLDCGKSFSQSSHLSSHKKTHTGEKPYECLECGKRFSQSSHLTVHVRFHTGEKPYKCVTCGKSFCTNTELICHRRIHTGEKPYKCFECGKTFSQSSSLSMHRKIHSGEKLHACFECGKSFTTNVKLLNHQKTHTGEKPYTCFECGKSFTCSTHLTSHLKIHTGEKPYTCSECGKSFAHGHHLTSHKRIHTLEKP, encoded by the exons ATGGAAGAGGCTGATCCTGCAAACCTAgcgaggatggaaggaggaagatggacggttgacctagtcaggctgcctcctgcatccctccccacaacttcTGACcgttctctcccaggaccctcagagagatctg CAGGTGATGAACAGGACAGTCCTCGTTCTTGGGGCTCATCAGAAAGAACCAAGCATGAAGTCAAAGGAAGGACCTTTCAAGATCAAGAGGAAACAGGATCACAGGTGAAAAGCCTAGAAGAAAATGGGAGAAATATAGGCCTTCTAACACAGACTGATAATGTTCATCCAATCCCCGTCCAGAAAAAACATCACAAGGGGAAGAGCACAAATGATAGCCCTTCATGTGACAAACCATTCAAATCTAGCTTGAACTCACCCTGCAGAATCCACACAGAGGAAACACCATGTAAATGCTTGGTGTGTGGAGAGAACTTCAGTGACAGCTCAGGCCTAAAATCACATAAAAGAATTCATGCAAGACAGGAATCCTACGAATGcctagaatgtggaaagagtttcagtgacTACTCATACCTTAGTCAGCATCAGGAAATCCACAGCAGGGTGGACCCATATACCTGttttgagtgtggaaaaagcttcatttCCAGATCAGGCCTTGTATATCATGAAAAatgtcacacaggagagaaaccatataccTGTTTTGACTGTGGAAAGGCCTATACTAAGAGCTCAGACCTTGTGTATCACCaaaaaattcacacaggggagaaaccgtatacctgttttgactgtggaaagagcttccgtcaaaACCAAGGTCTTCTTGTTCATCaaaaaatccacacaggggagaagccgtataaatgtttggagtgcggaATGAGCTTCGCTCACAGCTCGAGCCTTACATCTCATCAaaggattcacacaggagagaaatcaTATAAATGTTCAGAGTGCGGAAGAAGCTTTGCTCACAGTGCTAGCCTTACTTCAcataagagaacccacacaggggagaaaccttataaatgcttggattgtggaaagagtttcagtcagagtTCACACCTTAGTTCACATAAGAAaactcacactggtgagaagccatatgaatgtttggagtgtggaaagagattcagtcagAGTTCACACCTTACTGTGCATGTGCGATTCcatacaggagaaaaaccatataAGTGTGTGAcgtgtggaaagagtttctgtACTAACACAGAGCTTATCTGCCATCGCAggatccatacaggggagaagccatataagtGCTTTGAGTGTGGTAAAACCTTCAGCCAGAGTTCAAGCCTTAGTATGCATCGAAAaattcacagtggggagaaactgCATGCATGTtttgagtgtgggaagagcttcactaCGAACGTCAAGCTTTTAAATCATCaaaaaactcacacaggggagaaaccgtatacctgttttgagt